One stretch of Prunus persica cultivar Lovell chromosome G1, Prunus_persica_NCBIv2, whole genome shotgun sequence DNA includes these proteins:
- the LOC18793219 gene encoding lipase, giving the protein MEKRRWLVFVVFTWMFVFSAGRELKIKHKDHGPVYNHTLATILVRYASTVYLSDLTELFTWTCSRCDGLIKDFEMIELVVDIQHCLQAFVGVAQDPNAIIIAFRGTQEHSIQNWVEDLFWKQLDLDYPGMPDAMVHHGFFNAYHNTTIRPGILNAIARAKEFYGDIDIIVTGHSMGGAMASFCALDLRVNQKERNVQVMTFGQPRIGNAAFASYFSELVPNTIRVTNEHDMVPHLPPYYTYFPQKTYHHFPREVWLYNVGIESLVYEVEKICDDSGEDPTCSRSVSGNSISDHLVYFGVELMAKTWRRCRIVMGPGVVEYSRTDLGGNFVLSRDLATPVLNLNAMSEAGAKPL; this is encoded by the exons ATGGAGAAAAGGAGATGGTTGGTATTTGTAGTATTTACAtggatgtttgttttttctgctGGAAGAG AACTGAAAATTAAGCACAAGGATCATGGCCCTGTCTATAATCATACGCTTGCCACTATATTAGTGCGGTACGCTTCCACG GTGTATTTATCAGATTTGACAGAGCTGTTTACTTGGACATGCTCAAGATGTGACGGTTTGATTAAG GATTTTGAAATGATTGAGCTGGTTGTTGACATCCAGCATTGCTTACAG GCTTTTGTTGGAGTGGCACAAGATCCCAATGCCATCATAATTGCATTTAGAGGGACTCAGGAACACAG CATACAGAATTGGGTTGAAGATTTATTTTGGAAACAGCTTGATTTAGATTACCCTGGCATGCCTGATGCAATG GTGCACCATGGGTTTTTTAACGCTTACCACAACACAACCATACGCCCTGGAATTTTAAATGCTATTGCAAGAGCTAAGGAGTTCTATGGAGATATCGACATCATAGTTACAGGTCATTCAATGGGTGGGGCAATGGCTTCATTTTGTGCTCTTGATCTAAGG GTCAATCAGAAAGAGAGAAATGTTCAAGTTATGACATTTGGACAACCTCGTATTGGTAATGCAGCTTTTGCATCCTACTTTAGCGAACTTGTGCCAAATACTATACGAGTTACAAATGAACATGATATGGTTCCTCATTTGCCTCCATACTATACTTATTTTCCTCAGAAGACATACCACCACTTCCCAAGAGAG GTGTGGCTTTATAACGTTGGAATTGAAAGTCTTGTTTATGAGGTTGAGAAGATCTGTGATGATTCTGGCGAGGACCCAACCTGCAGCAG GTCGGTGAGTGGGAACAGCATTTCAGACCATCTAGTTTATTTTGGTGTTGAATTAATGGCGAAGACATGGAGACGGTGTAGAATTGTGATGGGTCCTGGGGTAGTGGAATACAGCAGAACAGATCTTGGAGGAAATTTTGTACTGTCCAGAGATCTTGCAACTCCTGTTCTAAACTTGAATGCAATGTCAGAAGCTGGGGCAAAACCTCTGTAG
- the LOC109946730 gene encoding uncharacterized protein LOC109946730: MGCGESKLAVATSNTILRRKKSNVGGSSKKSKDIETVLENVDNGSSTVQQPADCKSSEQVLDKDRENINVNNNVGGGEPVATEEKAKDIIVNNEDGDYEDDGDKESLDKSNKEEHGEAAERLITHGSPNRFFSSRKLDEEGIDGIISEGRSGTSDYYTPRHGAGSKGSLYFKVDDDILEDNKELGLEAEETKAPETQQNEEPVKPEENLVKEAEVAVTTAIAEPKVVEPKVSILDEEEKNNLSLKTE, encoded by the exons ATGGGTTGTGGGGAATCAAAACTGGCGGTTGCCACCAGCAACACCATCCTCCGCCGCAAGAAATCCAATGTTGGGGGCTCTTCCAAGAAGAGCAAAGACATCGAAACCGTCCTGGAAAACGTGGACAACGGCAGCTCAACGGTGCAACAACCAGCAGATTGTAAGAGCAGCGAACAAGTACTCGACAAGGATCGTGAGAATATTAATGTAAATAACAATGTTGGTGGCGGCGAGCCAGTGGCGACTGAGGAGAAAGCGAAGGACATCATTGTAAATAACGAAGATGGAGATTATGAAGACGATGGTGATAAAGAATCCTTGGACAAAAGTAACAAAGAAGAGCACGGTGAGGCTGCGGAGAGGCTGATCACCCACGGCTCCCCGAACCGTTTCTTTTCGTCTAGGAAATTAGATGAGGAAGGAATTGATGGGATTATTTCGGAGGGCCGGTCTGGAACGTCTGACTATTACACTCCCCGCCATGGAGCCGGCAGCAAGGGTAGCTTGTACTTCAAGGTAGACGATGATATTCTAGAAGACAACAAAGAATTGGGTTTGGAAGCAGAAGAAACGAAAGCCCCAGAGacacaacaaaatg AAGAGCCCGTAAAACCGGAGGAGAATTTGGTGAAGGAAGCAGAAGTGGCAGTCACAACAGCCATTGCTGAACCCAAAGTGGTAGAACCCAAAGTTTCTATCcttgatgaagaagagaagaataatCTGAGTCTGAAAACAGAGTGA